CCTCTGGTCCTGCACGCTGGTCACAACCGGCGAGCCCTGTGCGATGTGCACGGGAACGCTGTACTGGGCGAATATCGGCCGGCTGGTCTACGGCTTCGAGGAAACCAAGCTTCTCGCGCTGACTGGCAACCACGCCGAGAATCCGACGATGAACCTCTCGTCGCGCACAGTCCTCGGCTCCGGGCAGAAGCCGGTCGAGGTCCACGGACCCTTCCCCGAGATGGACGAAGAGCTCCTCGCCCCGCATATCGGTTTTTGGCAGCGCTAGGACCTTGACTTCTAAACCGGTTAGGCCGGCATTTCGATGTCGTGGCCACCGACGATGGGCAGAGCCGGATCATCTCCGGCCGCCGCAATCACGCTGTCGAGCAGGCCGGGGAAGCGGGCGTCGAGGTCGGCGCGGCGCAGCGTGATCATCCGGTTGGTGCCGGCCACTTCCGCGCGGGTGACGCCGGCCTCACGCAGTTTGGCCAGGTGATAGCTGAGATTGGTCTTGGAGCCGAGGTCGAGGAACCGGCTGCAGTTCAGCGGCACGCCTTCCTTGCTGGCGAGATAGCGCACGATGGCGAGTCGGGTCGGGTCGCCAAGCACGCCGAGCACAACCGGCAGGCTGATCTGGTCTGTATTGGGGTGCGGCAAAGTCATGGCCCGAAACTAAGCACAGTCGGTGGCGATTTCAACGCGTCCATGTTTCGCGGGCATGCACAGTCCGCTTCGCGATTGGCCCAATGGCTGTCCTGACACAGGGCTGTCAGCAGGCTTCAGCTATTTTCGTCTGGCTTCATTGACATCACGCTCTGTTATGTCCAATTGTTCAATAAGTTTTGAACTAAGGACACGCCCTATGGACAAGCGCCTCTTCTGGCTTGCGCTCGGATCGTTCACGATCTCGACCGAAGGCTTCGTCATCTCCAGCCTGCTGCCTGACATCGCCACCGACGCCCGCATTTCCATTCCGCTCGCCGGCACGCTGATCACCGCCTTCGCGCTGGCTTACGCCATCGGCACGCCGATCCTGGCAACGCTGACCGGCGAATGGGACCGGCGCCGCGTCATCTTGTGGACGCTGGCGTTCTTCGTCATCGGCAATGTGGTGGCGGCGCTGAGCTCGTCCTTCGAGCTGCTGCTCATTGCCCGCATCATCATGGCGCTGTCGTCAGGCCTGTTTGCCGCGACCGCTCAAGGCACGGCGGTGGCGCTGGTCGATGACCACCACCGGGCGCGGGCCATTGCAGTCGTCGTCGGCGGAACCACGGTGGCGGTTGCGCTGGGTGCACCGCTCGGCGCGCTGGTTGCCACGATAGCCGGCTGGCGCGGGACCTTCTTTGCCATTGCCGGGCTCGGCGCGCTGGTCGGCGCCATCCTGTGGTACCGGCTGCCGCGCGGAATTGTCGGCACCAAGCTGCCGCTCAGGCGGCGGCTGGCTGCGGCGCTGCGCCCCGGCGTCATGCCGATCCTGCTGACCACCGCTCTTGCCCTGATCGGCGCCTTCTCGGTGTTTTCCTATATCGCGCCGCTGGCCATCCAGAGCGGCGGCCTCAGCCCGATTGCGCTGCCCGGCATGCTGCTCGCCTTCGGTGTCGGCGCCGTCATCGGCAACATAGCCGGCGGCCAGGCGGCCGACCGTTTTGGTGCGACGCGCACCGTCGGCTGGTCTCTGGCGCTGAGCGCCGTCATGCTGGTGATGCTCTCGGTCATCCCGACCTTCCTGCCGCAGCATCTCGCCGGGCCGGCATTGATGGCCATGATGGTGCCGTGGGGCATGGTCGGCTGGGCATTTCCGCCGGCGCAGGCCAGCCGCATCATCAAGCTGGCGCCCGACGCCGCCCCGATCGTGCTGTCGCTCAACGCTTCGGCCCTCTATCTCGGCGTGGCGCTGGGTGCTGTGGTCGGCGGCGCCGTGCTGCGCTACGGCGTGCCGGCCGATCTCGGCCTGGTCGCCGCCATCTTCCCGCTGATCGGGCTTGGGGTGGTGCTGGCCGGCCGCTGGGCGGCCCGGCCGGTCGCCATGCCGGCCGAATAGATCTTTGCAAAGGACCGGCGGCCGCTCTTTCAGCTTGAAGGGGCGGCTGCGGGCACGTCGTAGTCCAGCGCCGCGACTTCATCCAGCATAGCGCGCAGATCTGCCGCTCGCTGCTGGCCGACCAGCGCCTCGAAGCGCTGCTGGGCAATGGTCCACAATTTCGTCGTCTCCTCGAGCTTGGCCAGGCCTTGGTCGGTCAGCCGCACCCGCTTGACGCGGCGATCGTCCTTGTCAGCGAAGGTGTCGACATAGCCGTCGCGGATCAGCGGCTTCAGCGTGTGGCCGAGCGCCGAGAGATCCATGACCATCGCTTCGGCTATCGTGCCCATCGCCGGCTCGTTGCTGACATGGATCTGGTAGAGCAGGCCGTACTGCGTGCCCTTCAGACCCGAAGGCGAGATTACATCGTCATAGAAGCGGCCGAGCTTGCGCGCGGCGCGCCGCAGCGTGGCGTTGTTGCAAAGGCTGAATCCCGGCAGCGCGGTCTTGCTCATCACGACTCCTTGCCGGCAAACCGCTGCCGGCCTGTCGCAGAAATAGTTTCTGCCGCCTCCGTTGACAAGATGGTGGTATATGCCTACTTCCCGGAAAGTGGTATATGCCACTAATTGGAGATCAGGGCGGGACGAGGGTTCATCGACCTGTCTCGCCGGGCAGAAAAAAGGAACAGGACAATGAGTGGACAGGACAACAAGGGTACCGCAGTCGTCACCGGCGCATCGGCCGGCATCGGCGCGGTCTATGCCGACCGGCTGGCCGGGCAGGGCTACGATCTGGTGCTGGTGGCGCGGCGCGCCGACCGGCTGGAGGAACTGGCTGAAAAGCTGCGATATGCCTACAAGCGCAAGGTCAGCGTGATTGCCGCCGACCTCGCCGACGACAATGATGTGCGCCGCGTCGAGCAAGCGATCGCAGCCGACGATAGCGTCACGCTGCTGGTCAACAATGCCGGTATGGGCGGCCAGCAGGTGGTGGCAACGGCCGACGCCGACGAGGCCGAGCGCATGATCAAGGTCAACGTCATCGCCTTGACCCGCCTGACCCGCGCCGTTCTGCCGGGGCTTCTTGCGCGCAACCGCGGCGCCATCGTCAACATCGCCTCTGTGCTCGCCTATGATACCTCGTTCGGCGGCATCTACAGCGGCACCAAGGCCTATGTCGTCAACTTCACCGAGGCCCTGCACCGCGAAGCCGCCGGCACCAATGTGAAGGTGCAGGCGGTGCTGCCGGGCGCGACCCGCACCGATTTCTGGGAGCTCGCCGGTGGCGACATCGACAATTTGCCGAAGGAGATCATCATGACCGCCGACGATATGGTCGATGCCGCGCTTGTGGGCCTATCCAGGGGCGAAGCCGTCACCGTGCCGGCACTGGCCGATGCGGGGAAGCTCGACACGTTCCTCGGCGCCCGGCAGGCCTTCTATGGCAGCCTGCACGCCGACAAGCCCGCGGCCCGCTACGCGGCCTGAGAGTAGCTGGTTCGCTTCGCGAACCAGGACCCCCACCCCGACCCGCTATGCGGGTCGACTTACCGGGGCGAGCCACGGGTCTCGCCTGTCCTTCGGACCCCACAAGGGGGAGGGTAGAAGGCGCGCTCTCTTACCTTCCCCTTGCGGGGAGGTCGGACTGCAGGTCCGGGTGCGGTACTGGCGCCGACCTCTGCGTTTACGCTCCCCGCCACATCGGAATGATCGACGCAGCCAGCACCAGCGCCAGCACGATGTTGAGCGCGCGCCATTGCCATTCGGTCTTGAGCAGCCGTGCCAGCACCATGCCCGCCACGCACCAGATCGACAGCGAGATGGCTGCGGTGAAGCCGAAGGTCGAGCCGAGCAGCAGCGCGAGTTGTCCCGGACCGTCGGCAAGGGCTGCGAACGAGGCCGCCGCACCCAGTCCCATCGCCCAGCCCTTCGGGTTCATCCATTGAATGCCGGCGCCGCCCAAGAAGCTGTTGGGTTTTGCCATCGCCACATCGAGATCAGGCGGCCCGGCGCGGCCGATCTTGATTGCCAGCCAGATGAGATAGAGCGAGCCGATGATTTTCATCGCCAGTTGCAGCGACGGCATGGCCAGCAGCAGACCGGCGAGCCCGGCGGCGGCAACACCGGTCACGGTGGCGAGGCCGGCGGCGCTGCCGACCAATAGGGGAACGGAACGGCGAAAACCGAACTGCGCGCCTGAAGCGGTCGACAGGGTGGTGGCGATGCCGGGCGTGACGGTGGCCACGAAGGCAAACAGGATGAGCGGAAAGATGGGCTGCAACATGAGGCGTCCTCCATCGAAGGCCCTACGGTAGACTTCTGCATACTTCAGTAAATGCAATGTTTGCGATGGTTGGCATTAGCAGATATAATGCCAACCATGATCCGCAACCTCGACACAGCGCTGATCCGCACCTTCGTCACTGTCGCCGACAAGGCCAGCATGACGGCGGCGGCGAACGCGCTGCATCTGACGCAAGGCGCCGTCAGCCAGCAGATCAAAAGGCTGGAGGAGGCGCTGGGCTGCAGCCTCTTCGAGCGCGACCGGCGTGGCTTGCGGCTGACGCGGCCCGGCGAGCGGCTGTTCGGCAAGGGCAAACGGTTGCTTGGCCTCAATGACGAGATCTGGGCCGAGATGGCGGGCACCGAGGCCGCCGGCCAGGTGCGGCTCGGTGTTCCCTATGACCTTGTCGGCACCTTGCTGGCGCCGGTGCTGAAGGCCTATGCCGAGACCTATCCGCAGGTTGAGATATCCCTACTCTGCGCCGCCTCGCCGGATCTTGCCGCGGCCCTTGCGGCCGGCACTATCGACCTTGCCGTCATCGAGGAACCGGTCGGCCCGTCCGCCGGTGAGTGCCTGGCCATTGACCGGCTGGTCTGGGTGGGGGCCAAGGGCGGCGTCGCCCGCGCCAAGCGGCCGCTGCCGGTGTCGATCGTCGCCGACACCTGCGCCTTCCGCCCGGTGGTGCTGTCGGCGCTGAACGAGCACGGGCTGGAATGGCGCACCGTGTTCGAGAACGGCAACATCGACGCCACGACCGCGACGGTGCGCTCCGACCTTGCCGTCACCGCCTGGCTGGCCTCCACCGTGCCCGCCGACCTCGACATCCTGCCTTTCGATGCCGGGCTGCCGCCGCTGCCGAATTTTTCCATCAATCTGCATTTGCCGAGGTTTGGCGCGGCGCCTGCCGCGCAGGAGTTCGCGCGGTATATCCGGGATGGGCTGGAACGGCGGGCTGTGGCGGCTTGACAGAACTTGGATTTCCTCTCCCCCGTCGATCGGGGAGAGGTGTCGAGCGAAGCTCGACGGAGTGGGGGTCGACCCTTAGCGCGGTACGGCAGGATTCTTGCGCCTTGTCCCTGTTCAATGTCCGTTGGCGACCGTTGCCAGGTGGTTCCCCCACTCCGTCGCTGCTTCGCAGCGCCACCTCTCCCCCTCCGGAGGGAGAGGAAAGGTGCCCGCCTCTGTTACTTCCAGTTCTTGCGTCGCTCGAGCTCTGCCTCTGACGGCTCTTGCGTGGCGAACGACCCGACCTTGACCTCACCCCCGCGTTCGTAGGTCGCCATCATGACGCCGGTGGTGGTAGCCTGCGACTTCACCAGCTTGAAGGCGGCCGGCATCGCGCCGTCGCCAAACAGCCGCTTGCCCTTGCCCAGCAGCAGCGGGAAGATCATCAACCGGATCTCGTCGATCAGCCCGTTGGCGAGCAAAGTCTGGATCAGCTCGCTCGAACCCTGGATGAGCAGGTCAGGCCCATCTTCCTTCTTGAGGCGGCGCAACGCCGCGACGATATCTTCTCCAAGCCATTGCGTATTTTCCCAGGTGAGCGAATCCGGCCGATGCGTCGCCACATATTTAGTGGCAGGGTTGAAGACGTCTCCGATGGCATCTTTCTGATACGGCCAGTAAGCGGCGAAGATGTCGTAGGTTCTGCGGCCGAGCAGCAGGGCGAAGGGCTTAGAGAACAATTCCTCCATGGCCACGCCCGCCACCTCGTCGAAGTAGTGGAACGTCCAGCCGCCGAACTCGAAGCCGCCAACCGGGTCTTCTTCCGGGCCGCCCGGCGCCTGCATGACGCCGTCGAGGCTGACGAAGGTAGCGGCGATGATCTTTCGCATTGGATTTTCCTTTTCCAGGATCCGCGCCGTCAGGGCCGGATTTCGATCTAAGGACGGACAGGCCGGCGGCCGCCCGACAGGCGTTGGCAAAAAAACGCTGCGGCCGACAAGAGTACCTACCGCCGTCGCCCGCCGCCAAGCGCCTGCGACGAAAACCAGACATCGCCGATGATGGCGGTGGCGGTCCGGTCCGGCGCCCTGTCTGATGTCAGCCAGATCGAACGGCTGCGCGCGGCCTTCTGGAGGTCGGGGATTTTGGCCGCCGAACCGGCGACCGAGGCGCCGACGCAGGGGATGAACCACGAGCGCATGAAGGGGTCGCAGGCAAAACCTTGTTTGGTGCGGGTCACCATTACGGCCAGGCCGACGCCCTGGGACGGGCGCCAGGGAAAGATCATGCGGCCGCCCGCTTTCAGCGCCCGCAGCCAGGCAGCCGGCGGTGCGACGACACCGGCATTGACATAGATGATGTCGGACGGCGGCAGATCGCCGGTGACGGCATCGCCGTGGATGACGCTTACATTGCCGTAGGTCTCGAGATTCTTTGTCGCTCTGGCAGCAAGATCGGCCTCCAGTTCGAAGGCGGTCACCGGGCCGGGCGCAACCAGCCGGGCCAGCAAGGCGGTGTAGTAGCCGGTGCCGGCGCCGATATGGCTGACGGCCTCGTCCGGTCTGGGGGCGATCCTGCCGATCCACATGGCGTGCAGGGAGGGTTCGCCATTGTTGATGCCCTTGTCGGCATCGAGCGCCACCAGCACGTCCTGATAGATGTGAACAGGATCGGCGCTCGGCGTCATGATCTTGCCGTTGCCGGTGGTGAGCGCCCTGCCGGCGACTACCGCCCAGGGTCCGGGACCGAGAAAGGCCTCGCGCGGAACGGTGGCGAACGCCTCTTCGAGGCGCGGGTCGGCCGAGCCGGCATTGGCCGCCATCAGCTGCGCGTAAAATTTCCTGGCGTCTTCGACACTTGTCATGATGGCGAGCAAGATAGCGCAAGCCGCCGGTTTTTCGGGAATGAGAATCAGCCGACGCCGAAGACGGTGTCGTAGAGCAGCTTGAAGTTGAGCACCAGGATGACCGCCGCGACCACCCAGGCGAGGGCCGCCACGCCGCGGGGAATGGCAAGGTTGCCCATCTTCTTCTTGTCGGAGACGAACTGCACCAGCGGGATGACTGCGAAGGGCAGCTGCATCGACAGTACCACCTGGCTGAAGACCAGCAACTGGCCGGTGCCCTTTTCGCCATAGAGCGCGGTGACGACCACCACCGGGACGATGGCGATGCCGCGCGTCAGCAGCCGGCGCGCCCATTGCGGAATGCGCAGGCGCAAAAAGCCTTCCATGACGATCTGGCCGGCAAGCGTTGCCGTAACCGTCGAGTTGAGGCCGGAGGCCAGTAGCGCCACCGCAAACAGGATGGAGGCGATGCCGAGGCCGAGCAGTGGCGACAAGAGCTCGAAGGCCTGGCCGATCTCGGCGACATCCTGATGGCCGGTGCCATGGAAGGCCACCGCCGAGACGATCAGGATCGAGGAGTTGACGAACAGCGCCAGGACGAGCGCGATGGTCGAGTCCGTCGTCGCCCATTTAATGGCGTCGCGCTTGCCTTTTTCGGTCCGTTCATAGGCGCGTGTCTGTACGATCGAGGAGTGCAGGTAGAGATTGTGCGGCATCACCGTGGCGCCGATGATGCCGATGGCGATGTAGAGCATCGCCGGATTGGTGACGATCTCCGTCGACGGCACGAACATCGAATGCAGGATCGAGCCGACCGGAGGGGCAGCGGCAAAGATCTGGATGGCGAAACAGCCGAAGATGATGATCAGAAGCGCGATGACGAAGGCTTCGAGATAGCGGAAACCCTTGTTCATCAAGAGCAGCACGATGAAGGCGTCGAGCGCCGTCAGCAACGCGCCGCCGATCAGCGGAATGCCGAACAGAAGCTGCAGCGCGATCGCCGTGCCGATCACCTCGGCGAGGTCGCAGGCGATGATGGCGAGTTCGCAGGCGATCCACAGCACGAAACTGACGGGACGCGGATAATAGGCGCGGCAGGCCTGGGCGAGGTCGCGGCCGGTGGCGATGCCAAGCCGGGCGGCAAGCGCCTGCAGCAGGATCGCCATCAGGTTGGACAGCATGATGATGAACAATAGCGTGTAGCCGAACTGGGCGCCGCCGGCGAGGTCGGTGGCCCAGTTGCCCGGATCCATATAGCCGACCGAGACCATGTAGCCCGGTCCCATGAAGGCGAACAGGCGGCGGAACCAGACGCCGGACTGCGGCACCGCAATCGTGGAGTTCACCTCGCGCAGGCTGGGAGGATTGTCCTCCGGCCTGTCAAATCGCCAGGATGATCCCAAGGTTGCGTCGGCTTCGGACATGGAGGGCTTTCCATTGGATGGATTGATGTCTCTCATCCTATCTACGCCAGGGCTCAACATTATGCAATAGGCTATATTTCATTGTATGTGCTTCTCATGAGGCAGCCAAGGGCCCAGAAAGGGGGTGATCGCAAACGCCGGTTGCGCCTGCTATGGAATGCAAATAAACGGCTGGAACAGTTAAGCCCGTGCTATGAATGGCAAAGGGCGATTGATTTGTCGAAAGCCAATTCTTGCCAAAAGGTATGAGGGAACACGTATTGGCACTGAAGCATAAACCGGTTCGACGCGAAGAGCCGCTTCCGGATGCCGATGTCCATTCCGAAGGCTTCAGGCAGCAGCGCCAAGCGCGCCGCAGCGCGCTGGTCGAGGACTATGTCGAGCTGATCGCCGACCTGATCGAGGACGGCAACGAGGCGCGCCAGGTGGATATCGCGGCGCGGCTCGGCGTCGCCCAGCCGACCGTGGCCAAGATGCTGACCAGGCTGTGCGCCGATGGGCTGGTCTCCAGAAAACCGTATCGCGGCGTTTTCCTGACCGATGCCGGCCGCAAGGTTGCGGAAGAAAGCCGCATTCGCCACCAGACGGTCGAAGCGTTTTTGCGTTCGCTCGGCGTCAGCGCCGAGACGGCGCGCATCGATGCCGAGGGCATCGAGCACCATGTCAGCGCCGAGACGCTGGAAGCCTTTCGCAAGGCGATGATAGCGCCGCGCTGAGTCGCGCCGGCGCCGCACCACTGGAACCTCCGCACGTCAGGCTCGTTGCTCCTGACGTTGCGCGTGATTGCTGCGCGCCAAGGAGGAAAACATGGGCGTCGAACAGGCACCGACCGCGAAGGGCAAGCAGGCGGCCGAGGGTTTGAGGCAGACAGCGGCAAAGGACGAACGCAAGACCGAGGCCGAAGCCGGCCAGCCGATGAAGAAGGGCGCCGCGCGTTTCGAGGAACGCTCCAAAAGCTCGGACGGCAAAAGCGCCGGCACCAAGCAGAAGATCTGAGTTCTGTTCGCAAGCGGCAACCTGCCGCTCATTCCTCGGTGTCCTGCACCCAACTGCGCGGATGGCCGTCGACGCGGAACTGGAATATGAAATAGGGCGGAATGCAGGAGCCCTTGCCAGGCTTGGCTGCGGCCAAATCGTCGTAGCCGGCGGTGCAGATATAGTCCTCGCGGCAGGGATGCGCCTTGCCGCAGGCGCGCAGGCCGGCGGTCTTGGTGAATTCCTTGGTGCAGAATTTGTGGTCCTTGCCCGACGCGATGCAGTCGTTGAAACCGGTCTTGGCGAGGCGGCCGCAAGTCGCCTCGTCGGGAAGCTTGTCGCAGCTTGCCTTGCGCAGCATGCCCCCGGGAAAGCCACCGGTCTTCTGCTCGGGGTTGTCGTAGCGTTGGCGCGCCGCGCCATAGCCAGCGAGCTTGATTACCGGTTTCTTGTCGCGCGCCGGATCGATGGCGCAGGCTTTTGCGGTGGCCGGCGACAGGCGGCAATATTTGTCGCTGCCCCAGCTCGACATCTTGATCTCGCCGAACTCGACGGGGTCGCCGACTGCGGTGGCCGCCTCGCTGACGCAGGTGCCGAAGCCCGGATGGATGTCGCTTTCATGGACGCCGGCGCAGCGCAGGCTTTCGCCGCAGCTCCAGTCCTTGAAGCTGGCATCCTCGCCGCTGTAGCAGATCGAGCCCCAGCCATTGTAGAGATCGGTGCCTTTCAGCGCTTCGGCGAGTTTGGCGTCCGGACGGGCGGCGAAGCCGCGGGAGAAATCCGGATGGCCGCCTGTGGCGAAGTCCTCGACGATCGCGCGGCGGCGCGGCAGGTCGGCGAAGAACACCGCCGAGCCGGGGACGAAGACGGCGTTGCGGCGCGGCTCGCTGGCCGGATCGGCGCCGGTGTAATGGAAGCCGGCAATGCCGTGCGTCTGGTGGCAGCCGGTGCAGGTCATTTCGTTGAGACGCAGATTGAAGCCGGCCACCGATTTCACGCTGCGCAGCGTGTTGCCCCTGGCGACATAATTCTTCAGCGCCTCGTCGATATCGCTGTCATCGAGCAGCCCATAGGCGATGTTGTTTTGCGATCTGGCCATGCCGCCGGGTGCGACCGAGACGGCGCTTGTCGCCAGGAACTTGTCGTCGATGACCAGCCGGCCGCGATCGAGGTCGTAGAGGTTGCGGTCGGTCAGCAGCCATTTGGCGAAGGCCGGCCGGTCGGCCAGAACCACTTTCCGGTCGATCTGGTTCTCCATCTTCGATTCCTGGAAGGTGGACGTCGTTGGGTCCCATTTGAAAATCTTGAGGAGATATTCGGCGTGGCCGCCGAAGTCGCGGCGGCTCGAGGCCGACAGCCGGAGAACCTGCATGTTCAGCTCAAGCCGCATGATCTGCGACGAATTCAGCATGGCGTTGGAGAGCGGCCCTTCGTCGGAGCGCAGCCAGGCTGCCAGTTGCTCGGGCGCAAGGTTCTTCTGGCCGGCGGCGAGCCAGCGCTTGGCGATTTCGGCACAGGAAATGGCGGTGGCGCTTGGACGGTCTCTCGAAGCGCGGGGGCGAGCCTCGCCGGGCCTGGCGTTGAAGACCAGACTCATGGTCAGCGGCAGCCGCGACGAGATGCGTTGCGCTGTCTTTCCCTTCGTGGGCTTCTCCGCCACCGAATAGTGGAAGCGGTAGATCAGCCTGATCTCGCCGCATTCGGTGTGGCCGAGATAGCCGCGGTCCATGCGGTTGACGATGCCGGTCAGGTCGAGCGTCGAGCCGTCATCGTCGATGTATTTCGGGTTGAATTTCTGGCTGGTGTCCTTCGACTTGGCCATGGCCGCGACGTAAGGATCGGGGCTATTGGCAGGCTCGTCGGCGATCTCCTGCTTGACGGCGTTGCGGACAGGGGTCAGCGCGCGCACCGAAAACAGGCCGCGATTGTCGACCTCGCGCGTGAGACCCAGCGCCGGGCCGAGCAGGCGGCTGATCGAGAGGCCGCCACGCTCAAGCGCCTGCAATGTCTCGGAATCGGTTACGGCGACGCTGGAATCGAGCGTCACGGCGCGCGCCGGCGACGGGCCGAGGCATAGCACCACCGCCAGCAGCAGAAATCGACCGATCGTCCGCAAGTCCCCGACACCCCCGTTCGAACCGGATGCTACAGCACGCATGCCGCCTGGACCAGAGTGCGAACGCGATGCCGCTGCCACGAAAAATACTGTGACTTGGCGCAACCATTGCGATAATTGTCTGTTGGGTCGGACTGGGCCATGACATCGGCCAGGCCAGCCGAAAATTTGCATACGGGGAGTTGCCATGCTCTGGAAGGGCCGCCGTCAGAGTGACAATGTCGAGGACGAGCGCAGCGACAGCGGCGGCGGTGGTGGTTTCGGCGGCGGCAGCCCTGGCCAGTTCCGCATCCCGATCGGCGGCCGCACCGGCGGCGGCGGCAGCATCCTGCTGGTCGTCCTCGTGGTGCTGGCCGGATGGTATTTCGGCTTCGATCCGTCGCAGATCCTGGGCACTGGCGAGGGCGGCGGCGTGCTGCCGGGTGGCGGTGGCCAGATCACCGACAACAGCGGCGGCCAGGACGACGGCGCCGGCACGCCTGCTTCCGACGAGATGAAGCAGTTCGTGGCGACCGTGCTGGCCGAGACCGAAGAGACCTGGACCGGCATCTTCCAGTCGCAGGGCCTGAAATACGAGGACCCGAAGCTTGTGCTGTTCAGCGGCCAGATCCGCTCGGCCTGCGGCTCCGCCTCGACGGCAGCCGGACCGTTCTATTGTCCCGGCGACCACAAGGTCTACCTCGACACCACCTTCTTCCAGCAGCTCGACCAGCAGTTCGGCGCCTCGGGCGATTTCGCCCAGGCCTATGTGATCGCGCATGAAGTCGGTCACCATGTGCAGAACCTCACCGGCATCCTGCCCAAGTTCAACCAGATGCGGCAGTCGATGGGTGAGGCGGAAGCCAACCAGATGTCGGTGCGCATCGAGCTGCAGGCCGACTGCTTCGCCGGCGTTTGGGCGCATTTCACCGCGCAGAAGGGCATTCTGGAACAGGGCGACATCGAAGAGGCGCTCAACGCCGCCAAGCAGATCGGCGACGATACGCTGCAGAAGAAGATGCAGGGCTATGTCGTTCCGGAAAGCTTCAACCACGGGACGTCGCAGCAAAGGCAGACCTGGCTGGCGCGCGGCTACAAGAGCGGCAAGCTGTCGGATTGCAACACGCTGACCGGTCCGGTTTGAGGCGCTCGCAAGTTCCAGCCGACCGCGGTTCAAAGCGCATCCGTCGGCGGGCCGATTCACCACCGGCAACAGATGTCAGGAGGAGAACGCCTGAGGCGTTCTCCTATTGTTCCAAAGTGACGCCTCGCCTATAACGGGCGCCCGCCCAAGGGCGGTCCGAGGGAGCAGACGCCATCATGATCGACCCCAAAACCGCCAGGCGGGGCCTTGCGCTCGTCTTCACCACGCTGCTGCTCGACATTATCGGCTTCGGCATGATCATGCCGGTGCTGCCGGCCTTTCTCAGGGAGCTTTCTGTCGTCGGCATCAGCGAAGCGGCGATCGAGGGCGGCTGGCTGTTCTTCGTCTATGCCGCGATGCAGTTCTTCTTCGCGCCGATCATGGGCGGGTTGAGCGACCGCTTCGGGCGGCGGCCGATCCTGCTTGCCTCGGTGCTAACATTCTCGATCGACAATCTGATCTGCGCCATCGCCTGGTCCTATCCGATGCTGTTCATCGGCCGCGTGCTGGCCGGCATTTCGGGCGCCAGCTATTCGACGACGTCGGCCTTCATTGCCGACATCTCGAACGACGACAATCGGGCGAAGAATTTCGGTCTGCTCGGCATCGCCTTCGGCGTCGGCTTCGTCATTGGGCCGGTGCTGGGCGGGCTGCTCGGCACGTTCGGGCCGCGGGTGCCGTTTTACTTTGCCGCCGGGCTTGCCTTCGTGAACTTCCTCATCGCCATGTTCTTCCTGCCTGAAACGCTCGATGAAAAGCACCGCCGCCGCTTCGAGTGGAAACGCGCCAACC
This region of Mesorhizobium sp. C432A genomic DNA includes:
- a CDS encoding LysR substrate-binding domain-containing protein; the protein is MIRNLDTALIRTFVTVADKASMTAAANALHLTQGAVSQQIKRLEEALGCSLFERDRRGLRLTRPGERLFGKGKRLLGLNDEIWAEMAGTEAAGQVRLGVPYDLVGTLLAPVLKAYAETYPQVEISLLCAASPDLAAALAAGTIDLAVIEEPVGPSAGECLAIDRLVWVGAKGGVARAKRPLPVSIVADTCAFRPVVLSALNEHGLEWRTVFENGNIDATTATVRSDLAVTAWLASTVPADLDILPFDAGLPPLPNFSINLHLPRFGAAPAAQEFARYIRDGLERRAVAA
- a CDS encoding SDR family oxidoreductase, with product MSGQDNKGTAVVTGASAGIGAVYADRLAGQGYDLVLVARRADRLEELAEKLRYAYKRKVSVIAADLADDNDVRRVEQAIAADDSVTLLVNNAGMGGQQVVATADADEAERMIKVNVIALTRLTRAVLPGLLARNRGAIVNIASVLAYDTSFGGIYSGTKAYVVNFTEALHREAAGTNVKVQAVLPGATRTDFWELAGGDIDNLPKEIIMTADDMVDAALVGLSRGEAVTVPALADAGKLDTFLGARQAFYGSLHADKPAARYAA
- a CDS encoding dihydrofolate reductase family protein, whose amino-acid sequence is MRKIIAATFVSLDGVMQAPGGPEEDPVGGFEFGGWTFHYFDEVAGVAMEELFSKPFALLLGRRTYDIFAAYWPYQKDAIGDVFNPATKYVATHRPDSLTWENTQWLGEDIVAALRRLKKEDGPDLLIQGSSELIQTLLANGLIDEIRLMIFPLLLGKGKRLFGDGAMPAAFKLVKSQATTTGVMMATYERGGEVKVGSFATQEPSEAELERRKNWK
- a CDS encoding LysE family translocator — encoded protein: MLQPIFPLILFAFVATVTPGIATTLSTASGAQFGFRRSVPLLVGSAAGLATVTGVAAAGLAGLLLAMPSLQLAMKIIGSLYLIWLAIKIGRAGPPDLDVAMAKPNSFLGGAGIQWMNPKGWAMGLGAAASFAALADGPGQLALLLGSTFGFTAAISLSIWCVAGMVLARLLKTEWQWRALNIVLALVLAASIIPMWRGA
- a CDS encoding MFS transporter; protein product: MDKRLFWLALGSFTISTEGFVISSLLPDIATDARISIPLAGTLITAFALAYAIGTPILATLTGEWDRRRVILWTLAFFVIGNVVAALSSSFELLLIARIIMALSSGLFAATAQGTAVALVDDHHRARAIAVVVGGTTVAVALGAPLGALVATIAGWRGTFFAIAGLGALVGAILWYRLPRGIVGTKLPLRRRLAAALRPGVMPILLTTALALIGAFSVFSYIAPLAIQSGGLSPIALPGMLLAFGVGAVIGNIAGGQAADRFGATRTVGWSLALSAVMLVMLSVIPTFLPQHLAGPALMAMMVPWGMVGWAFPPAQASRIIKLAPDAAPIVLSLNASALYLGVALGAVVGGAVLRYGVPADLGLVAAIFPLIGLGVVLAGRWAARPVAMPAE
- a CDS encoding MarR family winged helix-turn-helix transcriptional regulator yields the protein MSKTALPGFSLCNNATLRRAARKLGRFYDDVISPSGLKGTQYGLLYQIHVSNEPAMGTIAEAMVMDLSALGHTLKPLIRDGYVDTFADKDDRRVKRVRLTDQGLAKLEETTKLWTIAQQRFEALVGQQRAADLRAMLDEVAALDYDVPAAAPSS
- a CDS encoding helix-turn-helix transcriptional regulator, with product MTLPHPNTDQISLPVVLGVLGDPTRLAIVRYLASKEGVPLNCSRFLDLGSKTNLSYHLAKLREAGVTRAEVAGTNRMITLRRADLDARFPGLLDSVIAAAGDDPALPIVGGHDIEMPA
- a CDS encoding protein-L-isoaspartate O-methyltransferase, with product MTSVEDARKFYAQLMAANAGSADPRLEEAFATVPREAFLGPGPWAVVAGRALTTGNGKIMTPSADPVHIYQDVLVALDADKGINNGEPSLHAMWIGRIAPRPDEAVSHIGAGTGYYTALLARLVAPGPVTAFELEADLAARATKNLETYGNVSVIHGDAVTGDLPPSDIIYVNAGVVAPPAAWLRALKAGGRMIFPWRPSQGVGLAVMVTRTKQGFACDPFMRSWFIPCVGASVAGSAAKIPDLQKAARSRSIWLTSDRAPDRTATAIIGDVWFSSQALGGGRRR
- a CDS encoding nucleoside deaminase gives rise to the protein MTRDQMVAHLRAANDVARETAAHGHHPFGCVLVGPDDRILMRQGNINTVRHAETELSRRAADTYPPDFLWSCTLVTTGEPCAMCTGTLYWANIGRLVYGFEETKLLALTGNHAENPTMNLSSRTVLGSGQKPVEVHGPFPEMDEELLAPHIGFWQR